The genomic region CTGAAGAAAGAAGGTTCATCAATGCCTTGAAGTTAGTCAAAGGGGATGTTGCTGATGTGAAGATGGAGCTTCCAATGTATGGAGGCAAAATGGATGTTGAGGAGTTGATAGAGTGGATTGATGCCTTGAAAAACTATTTTGAGTACAAGGAGGTGCCTGAAGATAAGAAGGTAAAATTTTCCAAGACCAAGTTGAAGGGTtctgccttgacatggtggaactacacccaaggagaaagggtgaaacaaaaaaaattcatgatcaatttatgGGACAAGATGGTGAACAAGATGAAGGGACAATTCCTACCTACTGATTATGAGGTTTAAGTGTTCAGGAGGATGCAAAACTTGAAACAGAAAGATATGGATGTGGTtgcctacactgaggagtttcataaactcaacATGAGATCAGGACATGTGGAGAATGAAAGAGAAAAGGTGGCTAGATATCTAAATGGCCTGAGATTTATAATCCAAGATGAGATCCTCCTTCTTGTTCCTAAGACCGTGGATGAGTTTTTTCAAGTGGCATAGACGACAAACAAAAATTTGAAGAGGAAGAGTGAccaacaaggtagaggaagaggtaggagTTTCAAAGGAAGAGGAAAATTTGGGGGCAGAAATCAGTTCCAAAGATAGCAAGgagaatcaaatccaaatgaacTAAATGGAGACTCTAATGGTAGAGGAAGCTTTAGAGGGGAAGGCCCAATGGAAGAGGAAGGAATGGTGGTTCAGGAAGAGGATCAAGTACCTTTACCAGTAGATGCTACAATTGTAACCAAGTGGGACATCCGGCCTTCAAATGTCCTGAAAAGCAAGCCTCTAGCTCTCATGGAGAAGATAGAAGAAATCAGCTAGTGCAAGAGGAAGATATCCAAAGTGTTAATGCACCACCCAGACCCATAGATCCAAAATATGGGAAGAGCCTAACGATGAGGGGAACACTTTTGAAGGTTCCAAGCACCAAGGAGCCACCATAGAGGAAGTCACTTTTTAGGATTTCTTGTAAATCCGGAGAGAAGGTATGTAAAATCATAgttgattcaggatccacagataatTTGGTGTCAGTAGAAATGGTTGAGAAATTAGGATTGAAGAAAATTCCTCATCTTACCCCTTACAAGGTGTCTTGGTTGAGTAGGGGCCAGCCAGCAAGTGCTTGTAAatgaacaatcttgggtagagtttcagattggGGGGTATAGGGATAGAATCCTATGTGATGTGATTCCCATGGATGCTTTCCATTTGCTTCTAGGACGTCCATGGCAGTATGATCTTAATACTCAACGCGATGGGCATAAAAATACTTACACCATTACCAAAAATGGTGTCTTTCACTTTGAACCCTTTGTCGAATGAGAGTGGGGATAGACAAGTTGCCTCTAGTGTACTCATGGTGGTATGTGAGAAGGATTTTTTGAGAACCTTGAAGGAAGAGGGTGGACAAGGGTTTGCCTTGATCTTGAAGCCAAAAGGTGAATCAGATTTGTTAATAAATAAGAGGAAAGACACTCCTAAAGAGGTGTTGCAATTGTTGGAGAGATATAGAGGTATAGTAGTTGATGAAATGCCTAACTAGTGTTAGGCCTCCTGTGCTAAAGGGCCCAAGATGGTGATTAATATAAATTACAAactaaaaacatataaaataacATGACGAACATTTCAACCATGGCAGTAATTGTCAAAGTTGTACCAGAACATGTTCATGtgttgctccttttatcttgatattagactGATACTTGCTCCTAAGTCCTTGGGGGCTTGGAGTGTCTTGCCTCTTTAATATATTGATGAAAAAATTTCAATGCTTCTCTATACTTTACTGAGAGTATTGGTGTAGattcatactcccattaaagtaggggttaaATGTAGCACCATAAATTATATCTCTATATAATTTCGTCCTATCTAGGACTTATTTTAGCGTCTTGATCTCATGTGCATTGATTTTCTTTGATTTTGCTCACATAGACCCCAAATTTTGCATCTTGAACACTTCCTCAAGGTCTTGCCTCAATTTTGGTCCTAATTAAAAGGACTAGGGAAGTTGGGTCACCCTAGTCATAAGAATGGGGTGACCCACTTGCCATAGTCACGTTAATCGGGACCCAAATTTGGTTCTCATAACAGTAACATTTGTAAGGCAAGAAATCATTCCCTAAGGTCGGCTAACTtcataaatttaaatacttttggTGTAGTTAGGTATTTAAGAAAGCCTAACCCCCTTATTTTTAGATCTCTACTTCACAATTACATCCACAATTCATATTTTGAAAGATCAAGCAAATTCaatgagcaagcaatcaagcatcaaggcattgaaggagaggtcaacTACAAAGTTCAAGCATtcatgatggcatccatgatcatgATTTTATGAAGACATTCAACATGACATTATCAACCCTTACATGAAGATTTGAGGCAAGATTCCTCAAAGTATCAAGTTCCAATTCAAGCATTTACAATTCAAAACTAGTCTTGCTCTCAAAACTTTCTctcaaaaggcaagcttttcaattcaattcaagttcaatttccatttcaatttcaagatTGATTCCAAACCCgtggtttgacctaggcaaacccctatccaaaacATCTTTCCCTCTTTCTGTGTGCAGGCGACAAGTCCAAAAGTTGTAGATAGAGATTCAAACTGAGGAGAGGACAACAAACAGATCTAACTTTTGCAGAAGCAAAAACTGAAGCACAAGGGCGACACCACCACATCGATCCCAAAAATTTCTACCAAACTTCTGGGAAAAGATTCTTGACAACATTCTAATCCCACGGCCTAGTTTCCGTCTACATCTAATTAGTTTGAGACCAGGGCAACCACCGCATTGGTCCCACGTTTCCAAGCCGAATTTTCAGGTGCGGATCCTTCTTTGTTTACTCTACTTAGATCTAGCTCTATGTCTTTGTATTGCACCTGTAGCTTGTTGTTTATGCATCTGTAGCTTGTTGTTAAGCTGATTTACATTCATTTTCTATCACCGAACATTcaaatacattcaaatcaatttcaactaaaaataataagaaaaagaACTTGATCTGCATTCAATCATTTTACATTACATCAATTGAGTTATTCTTTCCTTGAATGTTTTGGTTGGAAAATTAAGTTATTTCTTAGTTTACAAGGCTTAACATATGAAACCTTAATTTTCTCACCATTAGTTTGTCTTAATCTTGACTTGGTCGACTTTAGCTCACGACAGGTTGTGCTCCTAGAATAATCATGTAAGGTGCTGGGAAATTCATAGTACTGACGCTAGCATAACACATGATCAACCAATTCTCTATTCAGTTGGCTCTGATAGATAAGGCTCGTGAAGAAATGATTGCATATATGCACAAACTGGATTTGTCAAAATGCTATAGACACTTTGATTGGCAGGCGTAAAGCCAATTTCTTCACCCTTTAACAGCATTCTCACGGTCTGTAGAAAGGATTTAAAACATTACAGCAAATTGCTTGACAAGTGTCATCTGATGGTAATGACCAAGACTAATAGACAAAAGAACAGTGAAAGGAATGGATTGAAAGAAAGGCATTGAGGAAGAAAAAACGCCCAAGACAGGAGGTTGGAATCGGTTATGATTTGCCAGAAATGAATCAACACTACCCCCTTTCTGTAGCACTCTTAACAGAGAGAATTCTGAATGAATTTTATAAATATTGAGCCTATAAGAGACCCACACAACATTATAAATTGCTGACGATAGAAGGGATTGATGAGAATATGAAAAGGCATAGACATATGAATCGATGCACACAAAGGTAAAGTATGAGCACGTTAAACATCTCTTGGAAGGTCGCataaagatgaaataaaagaaTTGCAAGAAAATTGGGTGCAGAGTAAGAATGTGTAGATAGGACAGGGAGGAGAGTGAACAGTTTGAGAAAAGTCAATTATGGCCATTTGTAAATAATGTGCTTTTCATATTGGAGTGCATTGGCTGAATGTTTAGAATAGTATTTCATTTTGATGCACTCTATATTGTATTCTTGTGAGTTTGTGTGTTCGAAGCAGAGTCCTCTTACATCAGAGTCATAGGGCAAAATAGCACTTAAGGATTAATTCTTTATATATATAGTAAAGGACATATTAATAAATGACTTCTACATTTTCatctgagaaaaaaataaaaaattattagtaAGGTTTTGAATAGTGTCCGTGTAAACTCTATGGAAGACCTATAGAGAATTGACATAattttttggtatgtttttagagGGGATTCTTCTAGCAAAATATTATACAAAATTAAAATTCTCACGTACTTAAATGCACTATCTAAATTATGAAGCAATAATACATCTGGCGGAAAAGATTTACCTCGTGAATTACTTTCAAAATCTACAATCCCAACAACAATTGTGTCACCGCAAAGACTAGTCAACAAATTACTCAAAAGACGAGTGAAAACCTAAAATCTCACAATAAATACTACAAACTTCTACTACAAAAAGTAAGAACATacaaaccaaaccaaaccaaaaCCATTTATTTGAAAAACACTTATGATTCAACAAAAATATAAGAATGAGATTTCCCAACATAACCAACTAcccacttgattgattgattgattgaatcaaaatatatatatatatatatatataatttcatcttttaaataaatagAGTGAGGCCCTATGTTGTAAAGAGCAAACAATAGACATATAAGAAACGTGATGAATGTTTTAACCATGGTAGCAATGGTCAAAGCTGTTTAATAATGAATCTGACGAAAAGAAAGCTCACTCAGAACATGTTTAGAATCTGGCCTATATCATTACAGTACATTAACCCACAATTCCATATGCGCTTGGAAGGAAAGTTGAAAAAGTACTTGGCAAGCCTGTCCCACAATACCCTAGGACCAAATTAAACAATCCTCATCTGAATCACAGACCGACATCCTTCCAGTCCTTTTATAAACCATGGTATTTCACTCCGCAACATCTAACCTATTCAGTTTGCTAATTTATCGAGGCAAGATTTTGTATGGTGGCCCGATTTGCCTGATTACTGAAGGCATTTTGGCTGTTCAGAAAGAATGGCAGTCAAGCGGCCAAGACCCACACAGAGAAAATCTGCTCTCATGTTTGACAGCCCCTCAGAAAACAGATCAACCTTCAAATATTTCGGTCTGCTGTCTAGATTTAAGTCTAGCAAATATGGCGGAATTCCTGAAGCAACTTCTCCATTGGATTTGAAAGGTTTTAGTAGATATTCGACAGGCATAGGCCTTGGAATTCTTGTTGCTCTTGATCATAATAACAAGAATGAGCAAAGCAAAGCCATGCCCATTGTCTCTGTAAAACTATCGCCTCGGAGAGAAGAGGAGAATGGTGGAAGACTACGCAGGCGTAAAGAGACAGTTTTTGAAGAGTCTCAGCCCTCAGCTTTCTCCTCGTTTGAACCTGCTGGATTTCTCTATGTTTGTTATATGTGCAGACGAAAATTGTCCCACCAGAAGGATATATACATGTACGGGTAAGATTTACAATAAAACTTAAGCCTGGGTTGTCAATACAGATTCCTACTTCGCTGCTAAATTATGTACATGTATTGAAATCTTCCGATCTTAATGACATTCCATTTGTACGTATTGCAGAGGTGACAAGGCTTTTTGCAGCGAGGGATGCAGATACCAGCAGATTGCAACTGATAAGAAGAAGGAGCACCGCCCATCTCCGAGTTGTTCATCATCTTGTTCGTCCATATTCACAATCACACCCATGCCTGCTGCCTTGTACTAATACTACTACTGCTGGATTTCCATCATATTTATAGAAAGCACTGTTGGAGAGACCTATGCGGAATGTGAAGCAGCTCAAAAAGGCTTCGTGGAGTACTTAGAAAGCTTGGATCTGTGCAATTTTGTAAGAGGGTTGTGATCCAGAGAAAGCATGGAAAAGCATATGCATTGAACTGGGCCGATTTCTCTCATCCAGCAATTTTCTTGCCGACCTTTGTCTTTCCACTCAATTTCAACATGGAGAGGGAACAAAAACATTTTGGAGTTGACAAATTTGACGTATACTTTATATTTGAATTTTTGCATGTGTGCAATTTGGATTTGTGCAATTTTGTAAGAGGATTATGATAGTTGACCAGCAATGGTGAAAGGAAGGTATAAATACAAAATGTACAAGCTTTCAAGGCCAGAGAAAGTGGTAAATAAGAGGGTGAAATAGTGAAGCATGCATTTTTCATGTTTGTGCTTTGTTTTCTCGTTGATAAGTTTGTGAATTATATGAATTATgtttgttaaaataaataaataataatctaacataaatcaataattaataattaatttttaaaatggtATAtaataaatgatgttttatgttagTAGAGATGTCTTTTTAAAATTTATACATatgaatttgaaaaatatttgtacATTTcgtataaataataataaatttgttttgatttggatCAATTTTCAAGTATAAAAATGTAAAAAAGTTGTAAAGATGATGAAGGATGTTATGGGTATATGATTGAGTTGCTCCTTGATAGAACCATGGAGGAGGAAAAAGGAAAAGATGATGTTGCATAGAGTTTTTGTGTCAACGCTAGTGTGAACCCCTCAATCAATACAAGCATAAAACCAAAAAATGACATCACATCAAGCATAAATTAGAATAAATTTAGAGAAATGATGTTATGGGTATATGATTGAGTTTCTCCCTGATAGAACCATGAAGGAGGAAAAGGGAAAAGATGTTGTTGCATAGAGTTTGTGTGTCAAAGCTAGTGTGAACCCCTCAATCAATACAAGCATAAAGTCGTTTAATACTAAAAATGACATCACAATTTATAGGATTTTAAGGATTTACACCTACTTTGGCCTCCTCAATATTTGCATGCATAGAGTTATGTAGCCATTAAAGGTGCAGTAGGATATGATTAAGGTATAGTCTAGAAAAAAACTCTTAAAAATTCAATAGAAACCCTTACAAATCCACTACAAAGAAGCATACTACCATAGGTATTTTCTTCATACTATAAACAAATTCTTAGAGTGGAAGACAGTTAttttttgaacattttttttttaatgttatattctttattaatatatttaacttTATGGTGATTCATCATATAAATTTTCTatcaatatataatttttaaacaaAGATGTTGAAATGGGGACaagcatataaaaataaattaGAACTTGATGATCTTGGAAGGATAGGGCTTGAAATTTTACATACAATAGTGCAATATTTGTTCATCTTAAAGAGTTAAAATACAATTTTGTTTTAAGATTAAGAAAAATCTATCAGATTTGTTCGAATTGAGCTCTTCTTAAAAAGGATAGAAATGATAAAAACAATAAAACACAATAGtatacataacataaaatataaattaaatataatcaatGTGAAAGATCACATAGAAGACAATATAAATTGCTTCTAATTTCACCCCATAATATTGGGATTAATATTGGGTTTAACTCTAGGAAAGATGACAGAATTCCTAAAGTGACAGAAGTGTATTTAGACCTAATTTCTGGGATGCAGTTATTCTGGTTCCAAAATGTTATATTTGTACATCGTGTTATATGACATTCGTGAAAATCACAGTCATTAATAATGTTATTGACGGTCAATAACACGCGAATGTCATATAACACGACGTATGAATATAATATTTTGGAGCCAGAAAAGCTATAGCCTAACTTCTGCATTGGATGTGAAAGGTTTTAGCAGATATTCGACAAGTGAAGACTTTGGAATCCTTGTTGCTCTTGATCAAATAGCAACAATGAGCAAAGGAATGCAATGCCATGCCCattaaaatgtaaataaaatatgtatgcaaCTTGATGAGAGACATTCTAAGAAGAAATAATGAATTAATAAAAGTTGATTGAAATATTAATCTAAAATACATCACATTGAAACATGGTTGGATTTTCTTAAATGGGGAATATATAAAGCTTTTGTTAAAATGGtgaatgttttttattatataaagATTTTGTTAAAAATagggaatattttttattttttattatagatATTTGTGTCTTTAATGGGGAATCTAGTAAAAATGGTAATAAAATATATATGTGTAATTTGATGAGAGACACTCTCAGAGGAAAAATGATCTAGGAACATGTGATAGGGATATTACAAGATTTTGTTGAAATGGGGTATGTGAGTTTTATTGTATATAAAGAAGTGAAAGGTAATTTGGTTACTTTCATTTGCATTTATCATTTTCACAAGCAAAAATTTATGTACATCACTTTTACTATGTTTCAATGGCAAGAGTTCATAAGCCAAGTGGTACCAAAAAGTTCTTAAGAATCTTAAGGTGGTTTCTCCATCTCCTAAAAGTTATTACATGTGCTATAATTCAACCAAACTTGGTCTAAAAGACCACTTTGACAGTTTCCACCAAGTATACAAGCTTTACTCTCTTTCGTAAGACTAATACCCCAGTCCCACTCTCTCTTTTGAAAGATTTACAAAGTACTTACATAATCTAAACATCCATCAATCCTCAACCAtttagaatatttaaatttataaagaGCTTTCAAACAAACTTTTATATATGAAAAGCTTCATCTCTTCATGCTATACCAAGTACCCAATGTAAAGATCCACCTTCCATCTACATAAATGAAGGAAATGAGATAAATCATATACTTAAACTCTTATAGCTTACAGTCATTGCAATTACATGATTGATTCTAGGGAGAGCAATACTGACTTACTGTCATTGCAATTACATGATTGATTCTAGGGAGAGCAATACTATCAGTCAGTTGTCCTTGGTCTTATTTATGAGCTAGTTATCAAAGGCACTACGTGATTAGATAGTACTCTTATCCCCACAATTAGCATCATCAAGAGTAGCTATATCACTCTTTATTCCTACCTACATATGCCCATTCCACAAGATATGTATATTGTAAACTTATTCACTATTTTCAGTCTTCTTGTCTAGGGATCTTTCACTACAAGAATTGTCAAATATGTatacttgcatttgtcactttccATTATATTTATAGGAAGCATTGTTGGGAGAGGCTTACGAGGAATATGGAGCAGCTCTGAAAGGCTTCATGGAAAACTTTGAAAGCTTGGATCTGTGCAATTTTGTAAGTGGAATTTGATGGTTGAATAGAGAAAGCAACGTATGCACATAAGTCTTCCCGACAAAGCATGGAAAAGTATATGCATTGAACTCTGCCCATTTCTCCCATCCACCAATTTTCTTGCCCACCTTTGCCTTTCCACTCAAGTAGTTAAACTGTTTTCAACGCGGAGAGGGAACAGAACATTTGGGAGTTGACAAATATGACGTATACTTTGCATCTGATTTTTGCACGCGTGCAATTTGGATTTGTGCAATTTTGTAGGAGGATTATGATAGTTGACCAGCAATGGTGAAAGCAAGCTATAAAGGCAAAATGTCCAAGCACATATTAAAGAAAATTTTCAAGGCCAAAGTGGTAAATAAGAGGCCGAAATAGTGAAGTATGCATTTTTCATGTTTGtactttattttctttttaatgaaCTGCGAATTATATGAATCATGTattttcaataaataataaatatattaattataaataaattttaaaatagcaTATAATAAACGATATTTAATGTAAGTAAAGATGGATTTTCAAAATTTGTATGTATGAATTTAAAAGCATTTGTATGTTTCATATCAAGTATTAGAAATTGTCATAAATTTGTAGTTTGTTGTACAATTTGTATTAACTTTCAAGTGAAGTAACAAAACAATGAAAGTTTGAATTTAGAGAAATGATGTCATGGATATATGATTGAGATGCTCTTTcataaaaacattaaaaattagaAAGGAAAAAATGACATTGCATAGAGTTTTTGTGTCAAAGCAAGTGTGATCCCCTCAAATGATACACACATAAAACCATTTAATACTAAAATTTTCATCACAatgtataggattttgaggatttagACCTACTTTGGCCTCCTCAACCTTTTCATGCATAGATTCATGTAACATTAAAGGTGTAGTAGGATATGATTAAGGtaaacttttaaaaaaaacttagaaaTTCGATAGAAACCCTTACAAATCCACTCTAAAGAAGCATATTATCATAGGTATTTTTTTTCATAttggaaaaaaaaatagaaaggaagACAATTaatatttgaacattttttgtaaggattttttttttattaatttataactTTATGGTGCTTCATCATATAAATATTTtatcaataatattttttaaacaaaGATGTTGAAATGGGAACAAGTATATAAAAACAAAATAACACTTGATGATCTTGGAAGGTTAGAGTTGAACTTTTACATACAATAGTACAATATTTGttcatcttttaaaaaaaattaatacaatttttttaagGTTAAGAAAAATCTATCAAATATGATCAAACTGAACTCTTCTAAAGATGGATAGAAATTGTAAAaccaataaatataataatatgcaTAATCTAAAATACAAGTTAAATAAAAGAAAAGACCACATAGAAGACAATATAAATTGCTTATAGAAATATAATCTCATATGAATGATAAACCATGAAAGTACAAGagtttataaatatattatataaaatatttcatcataTAATAATCATGACAAATAGTGTCATGAATATTTATCATCATGCACAAATAATAGTGATAGAAGCATTGTTGTAAAATATATTATGTATTAgggttatttatttttgtttaagtcTAGTGAAATCATGAATATTATAATGATTCATTAATGTAAAACTATGAAATGTTTTCATTGGGTCTTTGGTGAAATTAACCTTCTAAAACAGGGGATCAAGGACATTATAGACTCTTTCACTAAGAATTTGGCACTTGATAAAATTGGTAAACTCCTGAAGCTGACCCAAAAAATTATGGAAGATATCAAGGTCATGAAAACAGACCATGAGGCTAGGATTGACAAGCTGGAGAATGATATTCAGGATTTAAAGGGTAAACTAAAGGTTTTGGTGGAGATTAGTAAGGAGGCAATGTATAATAGTGCAGAGGGTCTCAAAAGAGTGAACAAGAAAATTGCCACTCAGAAAGCTCATTTGATCAGATCCTACCTGTCCCCTGACATCAACGTGGACAAGAAGAACCAGGATGTGCAGACCTCCACGGGGCCCTCTACCAGGACCAGGAGCAAAAAATAAGAAAGGGGCAGTTCAAGGTTTCTCATGGAAGAACTCCAAGAGATCAACAATAGGACTATCAAGAAGAATATCGAGCTCTAGAAAGATCTCAATTAGTTGTTTTTGGCTTGTGTTTTTTGTTGTTAATCTTTGTGGGGTTTTTCCCCTATTTCTGTTGTTGTTTAGCGGTTGTTTAGACTCTGGTTCAACttcgtttatttatttatttgatggatttgggttttgggtccctttaaaacccgtttatcttaatcaaaaactatgATAAGGAAGCTATTaaaatacaaatatgaaacatagaggaagaaataattatttaataaagcattattaaaatataaatataaaatacaccACTTTAAAACATATAGGAAGCTAGTAAAAATGAAAATAGATGAGAGACATTCTTGGAAGAAATAATAATTTAGAAACATTTGATTGGAATAGTAATTAAAATATATTGTAGTGAAACAAAGCAATATTTTGTTAGGACTTGTATTGTATATAAAGAAGTGAAAGGTAATTTGGTCAGTTTCATTTATATGTATCATTTTAACAATTAGAGATTAATGTACCAATTTCATTATGTTTTAATGGAAAGATTTCATAAGCTATCAAGTAGAAAAAGTTGGAAGTTACTACAATGGTGCCCCACCTAgtcaaataataaattaattttttaaaattttaaaatgtttattttattaaaaaacaaaagaagaaaattttTATTCAATATATTTTACATATTCATATCTATTTTGACACATTACATTCCACTTGATACAATAGATTTCATGATATACATGATTTTTTTTGTACTTCTAATTTTTTCCCAAGAAAAAAACTTATTCAATGTTAACTTTAattgtttagttttattttatttttttacatgaATTACATGAGAAAGAGATTGATGCTtttatttcatgaaattgtcataaatgcatgtataATTTTGGAAATACAAAAGTGACCATAAGATGTCATGTTACATACCTTGTATGTAGTTAGTAAATTGATAGAGGATGAATAATGATTATTGAATGTTACTAGTCTtacataaatacaaaatttcctaccAATGATAAGTATGGAGAGATGATGATTGCTTTCATTGAGTGCACATTTCACTTCTCCAGTGGATATATGGTCTTATATTGATATTTCTAGATCACAACTAAAATATATAGCATACATATGAGTATGATAGCTAACATTGAAACATTTAAGTATTATTCATAGAAAGAATGGTTATGATCACATACTAGAAGTAGGAATCCAACCCTACAATATTATATAGGGATGTGTCATGTTTATGTAAGTGAGCTCCTTACTTTCCCTTTATTTTATAAGTACAATATAACTATCACTAATATGTAAGTTATTTCTCACAATTAGGAGCTCTTTAAACTTGGTGAGCTTTCAATATCAAATATGACATTCATAAAATGAGAAAATAGGATTCTTCTTTCTCTCATTTGTTTGTTTAAACTTAAGTTCAATTTTTCATGTCTATAATTGTGTTATTCTACATATTCAGAATTCTAAAATCCAATACTTCAAAATCATCAGAATGAACAAAATGTGAAAGAACATAGACAAGAA from Cryptomeria japonica chromosome 3, Sugi_1.0, whole genome shotgun sequence harbors:
- the LOC131038766 gene encoding FCS-Like Zinc finger 15; amino-acid sequence: MAVKRPRPTQRKSALMFDSPSENRSTFKYFGLLSRFKSSKYGGIPEATSPLDLKGFSRYSTGIGLGILVALDHNNKNEQSKAMPIVSVKLSPRREEENGGRLRRRKETVFEESQPSAFSSFEPAGFLYVCYMCRRKLSHQKDIYMYGGDKAFCSEGCRYQQIATDKKKEHRPSPSCSSSCSSIFTITPMPAALY